The Caloenas nicobarica isolate bCalNic1 chromosome Z, bCalNic1.hap1, whole genome shotgun sequence region AAGAAACATAATGTCACATCAGTCATAAGACTAAACAAGAAAATTTATGAGGCAAAATGCTTTACTGATGCTGGTTTTGAGCATTATGACCTGTTCTTCATAGACGGAAGCACACCAAGTGACAGTATAGTTCAGAGGTTCCTGAACATCTGTGAAAATGCTGACGGTGCTGTTGCTGTACATTGTAAAGGTATATGCacttatttatttcagattgAAGTTCAAAATAAGTATAAATCCATAAAGTTTATTTCAGACATACAGCATTTCATAAATAATGCTTTCTAGTTGTGAAAGTCGCATTGCTTCATGATTCTTGGCTAAATGAATGacaaatatttgttattttcatgCACATATTAAGTTCCTTCATCCTACACTACTGCTTACAGTAACTGACAATCTGTTGTTCATTgtactgttttttcttaatatcacTTGAAGGCATGAATTTTACTTGATGGCGATTTCACTTTTGCATTATGCTTTCAGAGCATTATGATAATTGACTAGGAAATGCAAAAGACTGAAAGgctttctttgtgcttttggaCTGTTCTACATTTTTCTGTGGAGCATGACTTCCACCCTTCAAGTTAATGTGAGTTACTGTGATGCCAGAATTTCAAACCAGCTTATTTCAGCAAATCAGccagaaaatacacaaaacatgCTTAGTCAAGAATGATTAACAAAGGCTTTGAAGGGTTCAGCTTGGTTTATGTTTAGAGTTTTGTAAGGACATTGTGGAGACGAATGTCTTTCTGATTTCAAACAAGAATAGCGCTATTCATAATTTTTTGCATGAACAATAAACATGCGTATTAAAGATAAATAAGTTTACTTGTTAGCAAGTTGTTAATGTGGCTAGAACCCAGAAATTCTGGCATTTATAATCTGGACATCTGCTAATAGACTAAAACAGAGTATAAATTATTGATTCGTGGGGATACATTTTTCTCTAGGTTTAGTTGCTACAGGAAGACGATATACTTTTCTAGGCACTTAAATATGCATTTGCTaagctgaagtatttttgaTCTTTATTTGACAATTTAATAAGCAAATCAGTCTGAAGTTTTTTTGTtagggttgtttggtttggtttggtttttttacaccCTTCTAAATAAGCCTATACAAAGTTAAATCAAAAGTTAACTCAGAGTTAATATCTTGTCTGTAGTTTTCTTGTACTCACTGCAGAAGTATTCCAGCCACAGCTTCTGCACTAGAAATTGCTTGTCCCAGAAGTTATAAATGGTTTAGTGCAAAATGTTGCTATGGAAAGATTGTACGTTAGCAGGAACTTAAAGAACTGAAGTCTTAGTGATATGTGCAGTTGGTAGATGTTAACTGCAATTTTCAGAGACCATTTTCCTATTCAGATGTATGTTTAGTATAGTACAGCTCTTGGTTACCTATTTGCATGTTGCATTCCTTTTGcgtttaaaaatcaaacaagcaaacaaaaacacctaAGCCCAAAACTCTCTCTTAACAATACATCCCCTTCTTAAATGAGTCTTCAGAGCTGGTCTTCCAGTATACAGTTAGCGGATCTCACTATTTGTGAACTTTTACCTTCATCCTTTTACCTGAACCATCTTAACTTGCCAAACAGTCACAGCTAGACTTAGTTATTGGTTAAATGTAAAGAGCTTGTAGTTGTGTGTAGAATGGTCAGCAAGAATGTCTGGCTGCTTAGAGTTTCCATTTAGATAGCTGTCGGTGCATAACAATAACTGGCCACCATCAGACTGTAAACTGCAAATATTGTATTTGTGGGAAAATAAGGTTTAAATTGGGAGACACTTTACTAGTAAATAAGACACAAGGCTAGAAAGGTATTAATTCTTACTCTATAGTGAGAGATTTGTCTGGTGGTAAAAGCTAATTTTTGTCTCTCTATTCTCCCCTTAAAATCAGGATTAGTTTGTCATTTGGGGACTAATGGGTTACATTTTTTTGAGCTATTGTTATATAAAATTATATGCTGGTTAACATTCACTGCTGTTTATATAGATAGCAGTGAATACTTTTATAGGTTTGTTTTACAACAAAAGtgattcaaaaagaaaaagccactgGCTGAGAAGATACTGCTATCTGTCGTGATGCGCATATGTATTTGCACGTTGATTTGTAAAGTATGTGTGTTGGCACCTCAAAGGtactttgattttgttttttactggttttataAATATGAACTTTTGTATCCAGGTTggtcaaactttttttttgtctgatattttttaaaaaagccatgAAGTAGAATTGTACAAGAGTGATCACTGTTGCGTGCATTCTTAAACACTCAGCTTTTTATAAGtatgaaatatttgttcttgCGTCTACAGCATTGAAATCCAATTATGTGATAAATGGGATACTGAATCAGAAACTCTTTCAAATATTAAGGTGGTGAAAAACATTGCAGAGAAGTCTTCTCATATTCCATACTTTGATAGTTATGAAATACCGATGATTTGGTATGTGAATGCTGGtatttgtttctgcagctggcCTGGGGAGAACAGGAACACTGATCGCCTGCTACATAATGAAGCACTACAGGTTCACACATGCTGAAGCCATTGCTTGGATAAGAATATGTCGACCAGGGTCTATTATAGGACCCCAGCAACACTTCTTGGAAGAGTACGTATCATGTATACCTTCCTTGCTGCTAAGAATCAACTGCTTCTCTATATCCTTGTCCATCTTGCACTATTGATAGGGTTTACTCACTGTCTACTGATGTTGTATATTACTGCCTGTTGCAATGTATTTAAGGTTGGTTAACTTGGGATTGAAATCAAACTTAGTAGCAATCATCTTCTCTGGAATGCTATGCATTTTGTCATCTTGTGGGGCAGAGGGTCTCAAGATTCTGCATGTTTCGGAGTTAGACAAATGTGTTGGAAGGGTAAAGTCCCAATGTGGACAAAAGATTAAATCAACAGTAaggatttattaaaatattaacatattaTAGAAAGGATAGACTATATATCATCCATGATGACACTTCAAAATTCATCTTACAAGAGTATAATTGAtatggtttttaatttcttgtaaCTAAAGATTAAATAAGTATGTGCTGGACAGCTTATGATCTGTCAGATTCCTAGCATAACGTATGAAGTGTTTCTGATTTGGACCTAATAGTCGTTAGCAAAACAAATATGACTTTAATATAGCTCCTTCTCAAAATTGAGTGTATACTTTGGGTTGAGaacatttaatttagaaataatgtGAATGAGTGATTCAAGGTTTGATCCTGACTGGAAATGAATGACAAAATCACACTGGCTTCAGTGATGTAGACATTAAGTTTTAATTTCATAGTGCTTTCTACATTGTGCATCACTATTATAGTGGTTATGCTCGTATTTCTGAGTTGATACCATGATGTTATTTAGTTGGAGGCATTTTCACTGTtatgagaaaaaacattttgagatAATCCATCACAAATTTGTCTCTTTTTGAAAAAAGATAACGTAACAGCTCTCCTAGATACTGTGTAAATACAGTAAAACATGCACTGAGCTTGCATGTTAAAATCCATGGGATAtcagagagaaaggaggagtaTTACTGTAATTCATAAGAGAAACTGAGCATGAATAAGGATTCCTATGTATCTTTCAGTGCAGCTGAATGGGCACGCCTTTGAGAGGTGGCCCCCTGTTATTCAAAAGACTGTGAAACGCAAACTTTGAAACCCTAAGTGCTCACAGAAGGCAGGTTAAACTTCTTCACCTGGGGCTGATGCACTCTTAAAATAACTTGCACAACAGAGCAAACTTGAGAAAGGTGGTAGGTAGTGTGATTAGTAAGTGCTGTTTACTtcaaaggtaagaaaaaaaggcCCATGTCTTTTCTGCAGTGGTGTATACTTGGTTTGATTTTATAGATAGAAAAAGATCCTTCACTTTTTTATTCATCTGTACATTATTCACAGCTAAGAGCTGTAGGGTTGTTCAGTAAGAATTTTCTATTGTCCTAATGGCAATAGATACTTGTTTTGACATTCAGACAAAATTCAAGCAATGTCACAAGTAGTGTCAAAATGGGATTGAGAAGGAAGGAGCCAACATCAGTTGCATCATTCTAATATAAAATATCTTGCCCTCAGGGCTGCAAAGTTGCCTCTGATACAAAGGACAAATCTTGCAGCTTTGATCTCCCAACCTTCATAGAAGTCAAAGCTCCATCTCTTTGGTTCTTTGAGTTTTATTAAGGGGGCTTTGAGTAGTACTTTTGTACAGATCTTCCCACCCAAGTATGTAACAAATCAGTTTGTTACTGTGAATGCAATTGATCTTGAAAGATTTCAAAGGTATTTAAATTCAAGCATGTCTTCTAGGTTACTTCTGTTAGGTGGAATAAGTGgtcttctctttccctgtgccctctgcttctcccttctcttGATGTTTTCTTGGGACATAGTGAAATTTTTCTGGAAGTGCTTACCTTGCACATTCATTATTGAGCAAGTTTAGGCAGTTGGCTCAGACTACTTGGCTCTTAAGCCTTGctgtaatattttgctttcaaacaaagaaaagtttCCAGTGAAAGTGTATTCTGATTTAATTCctcattgtttatttttctcattagtatagaaatttaattttgttgcaATAATATGTATTATGACCTCAGTTCTTGGATGGAACTAGCGTGACAGGTACCTACCCAGCAAACTTCCTTATTGAAGAATAATGCAGTCTCATCAATAAAAGCCTGCTTAGCCCGCGTAtgttgtaactttttttttaccacCTGTCTGAAGGTTATAATATTTTCTCAAATACTAGAGTCCTGTTCAACTTTCCATGATTATGACCACTTTCACTGTGCAGTATTGCCACATACATTACATATATAAGAGCATTACTTTGTGAGTTTTTAAGTTGtttcaaaagccttttaaaTACCATTGCAAATTACTGtttagtttattttataaaatactaccgggaaaagaaattaagttttagTATCTCTAAAATTTGTGATGGCTGCAAACTTGTTTGGTGATTCCAGGggggattttgttgttttttaaccattgatttttttttgatagacattcaaatattttttccagttgaagATGTACAAAAGGTTCAAATGTTGGCAATCTATAAAAGTAGCATGTTTTCGTATTGATTTTATATGTATTCAGTTTTGCTGATATgaattgattttgttttgtgtcCTAAAGGAAGCAGGCAATGTTATGGCTGGAGGGGGATCTTATCcgaacaaaacagaaacaacgAGTAGTTGATGGAAACATTAACAGAGTTCTTTGTGGATTGAATGACATTTCAATCAGTGACAACTTGAATAAAGCACAGGACTTGGAACAATACAGGGAGGTAAGAGTTCATAAGAAAAACTTCAGATGAGCAGAGATGAGCTTATAACTAGCTATAGATAATttttaggtgggttttttttaggctTATATTAGTACTAGATTGCTCTTTCACAACTACACTTTTTATAGGTCATGATTAGAACAAATCTTCCCTTTAccaaaaattaaagtaaaaagcTTAGGCTATGTTTAAAACTGCTATAGCTAATTTTGCAAACTTCAAAAGGTTTGCATTATTTCAAGTCGTTTTTTCAGGGTTTTCAGTTGTTTATTGGAGAATGGAGGAAAAAGTAAtcagttttcttcctggaaaTCCATTTATTCCAAGTTTCTAGCTAATAATGCACAAGTGTATAGCTGTCTATCCCTTTAATGCAGTGGTATGGATTACTGATGTCATGTGTACACTTAGGGTAAGGACCTCTTCAGTTATTTAGTAGAAGCAGGGGCATGAAGTGTGGACTAAAGTGAACATACTTCTGCTTCTGGACTTGTAAAAATCTTAAACTGTAGTTACCTACAGCATCTGTGAGAAGCAGTTTAGAAGAACCATGCATTTGATTGATCCTGTCTTAGCTCTGTAATAACTGAAGTGCTTTTACATTGCTGATGGAATCCTTTACTTGATGTAAAAGACCAGAGAGGTAGTGGGCACCTTCTTCAGATAGTTATTagtgtaaattaaaataatcagctATCATGTGATCTATCATAATCTGGAAGAGCAGCTTGAATAATTTTCTGTAAAGGTACTAGTTCCCTTTTGGAAGTTCAGTTTGTGGCTTGGAATATTTAACTTTAAATATCTAGATCAGTAGCTGGGGAACGTAACTGTGTGGAGATGATCTTGTGTGCCTGATGACAGCAGCTGGCACACACCTGTGTGGGTAAAAGTCATGTGTTTGAATCTGAGCTGCTACTACTACAACTTTACTGCTTCCAGTATCAAGGCAACTTACTTGCAGGTAACTCAGCTACCTGTACGCTGTGCAGCAGCTCATGTATAGATTCACGGTATAAGTTcacagtgctgcttttttctgctgtagCCGTCCTGTAGTATGTAAATTTCAGTGGTTTACAGATGCCATGTTAAAGCTGTTTaacattcagttttcaaaatatttaacttaTCTCTTTGGGTATTTAGTTACTTTTCAGGACCTCATTATACTGGGCTCTCTAGAAGCTCAAAACAAATTAATGTTCCCAGTCCCAAAAATGCATGAGGTCTAAGAATCAGAGGACAGAATAGCTACATGCAGTAAATGTTGGGCAGGTAAAgacaatgaaacaaaatttatCAGCATTGAGGCTGAATGATAGGTAACAATGGCCTAGCATATAGTTTTCAATGAAAtatgctaaaatatttatattttcctgtAATTAATGCAACATTTAGATTATCACATGATTAGATTAACTTCTGTTACCTTACTTCTGTCAATCTTTCATCTTGGTTAATGGCAGAAACTATTGCTCTGTTTTATGCAGAGCAGTGAGGTCACTTAGGCACAATAGGAACCGCAGTACTAAGAACACATACTTGATCTGAGATCAAATGAAGCATAataggttgggtttttttatttggcaatttaaaaaataaaatctcagttCTCTTGCTTTGTGTAACTTCCTTATTCCTCTACTACTTAAGATACTGTCTATACTTTATACTTGAGTCTTGAAAGTCTATTTTCAGATCAGTCAGAAATTATAAACAGGCATTTAAACAGTGACATacacttttaatatttcttagagtttataatattttctaaagctAGCAGAAGTATGATAAAACTCTGAAATCTGCTCATCCTGTACTCCTTATTAAGTTCTCATGGggaaatttttttcaaaactgtatttttctggaGGTCATgagaactttttatttttaaaaaaattagtaattTAGGGAAGTTGATTTTTAGCTCCTCTTGCAGGACACACAActttaaatttcttccttgtcttGTACATATCACAAAATtgtgttgctgcttttctttcacattgataactttaaaaatactgatggAGGAAGGAGTTGGAGTTTTTAAGTTCtttgaagtaaataaatacCGGTGTTAGACTTAAGCATCCTGAGCTGATTTTGAGGTCACATTTCTGCAAAAAGCCTCTGTGAATGTGCATTTGTACAGTGACACATTTAATTTACTGGAACTATGCAAAGACAGAGTAGTGTCTTCTGTAGGCAGAGGACTGTAGATGAGCGTTTTAAATGATAATCTTTGTGAAGGAGATGTTCAATACTATGAAACTGTGCTACTCCTAAGGATTTGATATATTTCCTTGCTTGAATACTTTGTCTTTCCCAGAATGATTCTGAAGATAAAGCAGGTGTGGAAACTCAGAATGGCATGACGCAGGGAGACAGGcttaatgctttaaaaagtcaGAGACGGCCATGTTCTGCTACAACTGGAGCTCTGAGGTAATTAATTCTGAGGTAATTTGCAGTTTTAAACTCAGTCTATTGCTATCAGATCTCATTGGCAAGTACATGACCTCATTTAAGGCAGTGGTACTAAATTTCTTTAGATATACATCTATTTATTAGCTGcagatttggtttattttttctctgtgtccctgttcAGGGTACCTACTTGTTATGTAgcagtaaaatacaaaaatatttcagaactttaaaatttatgtctatcttgcatttttaaacttATGTCTCAAAGAAGATATTCTTCGATCAACTTGGTTATCTTTCTGTAATTACTTTTCAGTACTCattatataaattttaaatttttcagaaCCAGTAAAAATgtgacatttgaaaataaacctgAAGTACCTATCTgtttaagtttaaaataatggTGGTTAATGATTCTTAACTCTTGTTAGTCTTGTACTTTAAAGCTACTATGAGACATGCAAGACAGCtttgggagaggggaaaggctTTTTTATCCTTTGagattctgcttttgtttctttaggCTGCAAGACATGAAACTGCACACCAGGTCAATATCACAACCTTTCAGgtattaactttaaaataatagttCTAAATGTGTACCACCTAGATCTTAAATTTTCAGTGTTCTGAATGACACTTATCACATCAATTGACTAGCAATTTCAGACTTTCGAGAAGTGGCAGGTAACAAACTCTTTTTTAAACCTGCGAACGGTGGGGTGGTGAGGTGAGGAGAATCTAATGAGCAGAGGGGTACAGCTCTACTTCAGGAATACCTTGACTTCCTCTTAATAAATAATTAGCACATACAATTTCCACAGTCACAATTTCTACTATCTGTGCTGTTATGGAATGAAGGATGACTAGTTCACTTATAACCGCTTTATCTctgtaaaattaaatacttgtCTCGAAAGTTTAACTTGGCTACATATTGCCTGTGCATCACAATTTTTGTCCTGTGTGTTTTAGTAGATGAACTAGAGGTATTGCTTAGTGGATACAAGCAGTACTTAATGTTTATCTGGTACATATAAAAAAAGTGGTTTAGTACCCtttcatattttaatacagGGTCCTCACTGTACTTTTACTACATGCTCAGTTCAGAACTTTTTGTGGAGCCAATAAAGCCAatcatttcttctcattttctacatgtttatttcatttatgaCCTGTACGAATCTCAAATCAGTACTTACAGTGTCCCCCAAAAGAAGGTAAAACTTAGAgtgaaaattaatgtaattttaagagtTGTAGGAATGGCAGAATTGAGTCTTGTTTTTGTAACCATTGCATCTATAATATAACACATAAGACAAAACAGctgttattttaaagcattaataTGGAacagaacacattttcttcagttttgtgaCCACCTAGATTATGAAATGGATTACTCTAAATATCTAACattgaaaatgtcttttcaccttttcttgGTGTGAAATTAAAACTGCTTCTGCTCAGTGTCATTCCTTCTGTGCTTGTAGTTGGGAGACTTGTATCCAAGGTCTTTCATCCTTTAAGCGCTGACCATGGTCGTATCCCCTGCTCTAAGAATGAGGAGAATTTCATACTACTGCAACAGCTGTTTGTTTATCAGTTTTTAATAAACTAATACAGACAACTCTAATGCTAACCTTTTGGAGTAGTCCAGTGTACCATACTTACAGCTCATCATCAAAATATGAAGAATTTGGTTATCAGGAGTCCCATCCTAGAAAGAGCTGTATGTTCTGTGCAACTTTGTAAAAATGTTCTTGCTGTCAGTTGGAAATGATGGTGGTGTTCTCATGAAAGCTACAACGTTGGGTGTTTTTTCTACTCATACTGGCTTTGTTGCAAGCACAGAATTATTCTTTCTCAAATTTACAATGTTTAAAACCTATAATCAAATTTACAATAAACGTGATACAAAATGGGCACTTAGCTTTCACAAATTATCAAGGTGAAAAGTAGCCTATAACTGTATAATATGGTACAGCAGGGGAAAATCTTAGGAATGGGATatttgaaaaggtttttttgaaaatatatttgaaaacaggCAAACTTGAGTTTTTGCTGTGGAGTTCTGAGTACTCAGACTTGAGAATtcccacttttaaaaatactagtcTATATATTAAGACTGTGTTTCTGAGATGTGTATTTCAATTATAAAAAGCTTGCTTCTCACTAAAACTCTGCACTCCTTTTAGACTGAATACCTCAGGTAGCACAGAAGGATCCATGTCTCCTCTGAAGGCCTCCAAAGTGATGGCAGCTAAGTCACCATCTGCAGAAAGAATCAGCAGAATTCCCATATCCTCAGGCTCTAACCTTAAAAGGTTTTCTGCTTCTTATTCTCATAGTGATACAAATACTTACTGTATACTACGATGTTTTTCAGCACATATGCAGTCTATGAAGCGCTTGCTGTTCTTGGGTAATAAGGCTTAAATTTACTTAAAGTTCCACTAGCCAAGCTTTAGTTGcctgtatattaaaaaaaaaaaaccaaaaaccaaccaaccaccaaacaaaaaaccccacaaacaaaaaaaccctcaaaccctaTGCTACTGGTATGAGAGTTTTCGTGGGATTATGTCAAGTCAGAAACAGTATTACATTGctcaggtggggttttttactcATCTGAGTTTATAGAAGTTTTGCAAGTATTCCCAGAAGtctattttcagaagaataCTGAGTGgtaattaatgtttttttatgAACCCTTGATTTATTGCTATTTAATTCCATTATTACTATTATACTGTGTAGTTATGGATGTTAAATGAAATTTAGAATGATGCCTTTTTAATAACTTCTGGGCACAAATatttacttgaagaaaataactAACTTAGAGATTACAGGACACCCTCTTTTTATTCTCAAATATTATCATATTAATTCTTGGTTACTTGAAGATTTGTATCACATTACTGATTTTGAGAAATGGAAGAGGAGTTCTTAAACTGTTAAATGTACACAAAGTACTTCAATGTAGATCAGCCACTGGCTAAACCTTTTAACACAATCTCCTGCATGTGCAGATGGTTTGACAGAGATGAAAGCTGGCCGTAGTGGCGCTTGAATAAGCAAAGGTTGGGAACTCCTGACAAAAAATTCCGGTTTTCATTATTTGAGAGCTGGAAGATGAACCTGCGTACAAACGTGATTTAAGAATGGTCTAGGTTATTCACCTAATGTCTTCTGAATTGTCTTTGTTCTGTATATATCTATACATAccttgtgtgtattttttttccccgcatGTGTTTTCCATTCAGCGTTTCCATAAACTCCAGACTAGCCAGTTCTCTAGGGAACCTCTATGCTGCTTCAGATGATGATGAGAGCAAAATGAGGACAGGTTTTTCTGTAAGCCAAATCTCCAGCCACTTGAATGGCAGCTTGCAGCTGCCTCACAGAAATAACCATGAACTGAACAACAACTTATACAACAGAAACAGCAGTAGTGGCAACAACCTGAGCAGCCAAACCAGTTTTCACAGCGCCGTGACAGATGAGTACGCATCAGCCTTCCTTTATGGGCCTTACAACTCCTCCAGCATGATACCAGAGTCAATCAGTTCCTGTAAGTTTATAGTCGCAACAGCACATTCAGGCATCTGACCGATGCTTATCTTCCTTGCTTCTGTGAGAACAGCTGTCACAAAAAATCTTAACCCAGCATAATTCTCCAATTTCCTTTAATGCTTCTGAACAGCACCTTTGTCTGTTACCTTTTTAAGTAATTAtaatttcagctgctttttttccatctttttcaaGAATCTAGATCATGGAGGgttcatgaaaataaatcagtcctGAACTTGAACACCTTTTCTCATAATATCTCTTTTCTGGACCTTCTTACCCTTTAGatgatttggttttttatttcaaattatcCGTAACACAGTTCATATGTGTTTACATATCTTAATCTTCATGTagtaacagttttaaagaaGTCTTTGTGTGTATCATACTAAATGGAAAGTATTGCATTCTTAAAGGCGGGGCCCATTTGAAAGGTGAGTCCCCTTGACTTGAAACCCAGTCATTTTCTAACACCGAATGTGAAGAGTATTTTAGAGCAAGATATTTCTGGTGGTCTCACCGTTTTAGCTTTCATTCCTTAACAACTTTGCTGCCTTGAGCTTATTTTGTGCcctttttctgtgtgaaagcATCTGTAAAAGAGGTTGCAGAGAGAAATTAATGCAACTTGGAAGTGATTCTATACAAAATTCAGGAAAGAGAGAGTAATAACTTCAGctattttagggaaaaaataaacatatttaccgctataaaaacaatttaaaatatctggTTTCCAAAGATTTTATATCCTACTAATCATAAAAAATAGTGCAGTGTTTTCATAGAATATATTGCATACAATTAATTgaacctgtcagcctctgtttAGTAGTACCAAcacttcagattatttttctagatGCTGCGAATAAAATGACCTTCTTACAAAATCAACTTGAGAATATTACgccttttccatttccttagcactgagaaattatttcagtataaaGAATGTTTGTGTTATACCCGCTACTGTTTCTGAGCGTGGTGAGTCCCCTGTCTTAAAAGAGCTAATGCACACATTGCATGTAACTAGGATGTCAGCCAAAAAGATGGCTCATGGGTTGTGTTCttatttcctgaagaaatgGGAGATCTCCTCTCTCATTAACAGCTGGTTTGTGGCACCACTTACAGCTCAGAAGCCACATGTTTGTAGCTTGGGGTATGAATTGCACTTTCTGTAGATGACAGTAGGAAATAAATTCTCATTGTTCCATTGTGGAATTAAATTGCATGTGTGACTGAAACCTAACTAGTAAAATGAAGTTAG contains the following coding sequences:
- the CDC14A gene encoding dual specificity protein phosphatase CDC14A isoform X4, whose protein sequence is MLYRYCCKLNKKLKYFSLSRKKVVYYTSFDQRKRANAAFLIGAYAVIYLKKTPEEAYRTLLSGSNPPYLPFRDASFGNCTYNLTILDCLQGINKALQHGFFDFKTFDVDEYEHYERVENGDFNWIVPGKFLAFSGPHPKSKLENGYPLHAPEAYFPYFKKHNVTSVIRLNKKIYEAKCFTDAGFEHYDLFFIDGSTPSDSIVQRFLNICENADGAVAVHCKAGLGRTGTLIACYIMKHYRFTHAEAIAWIRICRPGSIIGPQQHFLEEKQAMLWLEGDLIRTKQKQRVVDGNINRVLCGLNDISISDNLNKAQDLEQYRENDSEDKAGVETQNGMTQGDRLNALKSQRRPCSATTGALRLQDMKLHTRSISQPFRLNTSGSTEGSMSPLKASKVMAAKSPSAERISRIPISSGSNLKSVSINSRLASSLGNLYAASDDDESKMRTGFSVSQISSHLNGSLQLPHRNNHELNNNLYNRNSSSGNNLSSQTSFHSAVTDEYASAFLYGPYNSSSMIPESISSFPSV
- the CDC14A gene encoding dual specificity protein phosphatase CDC14A isoform X1, with the translated sequence MSSEPPRASLLRALFKMEPAAAASEVLGGASEFVKDRLYFATLRNKPKSTVNTHYFCTDEELVYENFYGDFGPLNLAMLYRYCCKLNKKLKYFSLSRKKVVYYTSFDQRKRANAAFLIGAYAVIYLKKTPEEAYRTLLSGSNPPYLPFRDASFGNCTYNLTILDCLQGINKALQHGFFDFKTFDVDEYEHYERVENGDFNWIVPGKFLAFSGPHPKSKLENGYPLHAPEAYFPYFKKHNVTSVIRLNKKIYEAKCFTDAGFEHYDLFFIDGSTPSDSIVQRFLNICENADGAVAVHCKAGLGRTGTLIACYIMKHYRFTHAEAIAWIRICRPGSIIGPQQHFLEEKQAMLWLEGDLIRTKQKQRVVDGNINRVLCGLNDISISDNLNKAQDLEQYRENDSEDKAGVETQNGMTQGDRLNALKSQRRPCSATTGALRLQDMKLHTRSISQPFRLNTSGSTEGSMSPLKASKVMAAKSPSAERISRIPISSGSNLKSVSINSRLASSLGNLYAASDDDESKMRTGFSVSQISSHLNGSLQLPHRNNHELNNNLYNRNSSSGNNLSSQTSFHSAVTDEYASAFLYGPYNSSSMIPESISSFPSV
- the CDC14A gene encoding dual specificity protein phosphatase CDC14A isoform X2: MSSEPPRASLLRALFKMEPAAAASEVLGGASEFVKDRLYFATLRNKPKSTVNTHYFCTDEELVYENFYGDFGPLNLAMLYRYCCKLNKKLKYFSLSRKKVVYYTSFDQRKRANAAFLIGAYAVIYLKKTPEEAYRTLLSGSNPPYLPFRDASFGNCTYNLTILDCLQGINKALQHGFFDFKTFDVDEYEHYERVENGDFNWIVPGKFLAFSGPHPKSKLENGYPLHAPEAYFPYFKKHNVTSVIRLNKKIYEAKCFTDAGFEHYDLFFIDGSTPSDSIVQRFLNICENADGAVAVHCKAGLGRTGTLIACYIMKHYRFTHAEAIAWIRICRPGSIIGPQQHFLEEKQAMLWLEGDLIRTKQKQRVVDGNINRVLCGLNDISISDNLNKAQDLEQYRENDSEDKAGVETQNGMTQGDRLNALKSQRRPCSATTGALRLQDMKLHTRSISQPFRLNTSGSTEGSMSPLKASKVMAAKSPSAERISRIPISSGSNLKSPFSLNVFSTKALLLW